Proteins encoded in a region of the Methylosinus trichosporium OB3b genome:
- a CDS encoding type I restriction-modification system subunit M: MLTGELRGKIDGVWNDFWSGGLANPLQVIEQITFLIFIKRLDEMQENEERKATTLRRKLERRIFPEGADARGEPYENLRWSRFKHFAGPEMFRIVDEHVFPFIRALNGDGGAYARHMRDARFQIPSAQLLAKVVDKLSQIEMGDRDTKGDVYEYMLVKIASAGQNGQFRTPRHIIALMVELMQPRPEDAICDPAAGTCGFLVAAGEYLRKHHSGLFRDAKLRAHFHERLFNGFDFDPTMLRIGAMNMALHGVENANVAYRDSLAEDHSEDAGRYSLVLANPPFAGSLDYETTAADLRQIVKTKKTELLFLALFLRLLKTGGRAAVIVPDGVLFGSSKAHKDLRRLLVEENKLEAVVKLPSGVFRPYAGVSTAILVFTRTGVGGTDHVWFYDVQADGWSLDDKRQPLLPAEKLGPTPETALEESEEEKNNLPDVLMRFEERDGAERERPRTAQSFCVPKADIAAAGYDLSLNRYREVEHEEVEHESPAAIIADLRRLEAEIAEGMTRLEEMVG; the protein is encoded by the coding sequence ATGCTGACAGGCGAATTGCGCGGCAAGATCGATGGCGTGTGGAATGATTTCTGGTCCGGCGGCCTCGCCAATCCGCTCCAGGTCATCGAGCAGATCACTTTTCTCATCTTCATCAAGCGTCTCGACGAGATGCAAGAGAACGAGGAGCGCAAGGCGACGACGCTCCGGCGCAAGCTCGAGCGGCGCATCTTCCCGGAGGGCGCCGACGCGCGCGGCGAGCCCTATGAGAATCTGCGCTGGTCCCGCTTCAAGCATTTCGCGGGACCGGAAATGTTCCGCATCGTCGACGAGCATGTGTTCCCCTTCATCCGCGCGCTCAATGGCGACGGCGGCGCCTATGCGCGGCACATGCGCGACGCGCGCTTTCAAATTCCGAGCGCGCAGCTGCTCGCCAAGGTGGTCGACAAGCTCTCTCAAATAGAGATGGGCGATCGCGACACCAAGGGCGACGTCTATGAATATATGCTGGTGAAGATCGCCTCCGCCGGACAGAACGGCCAGTTCCGCACGCCGCGCCATATCATCGCGCTGATGGTGGAGCTGATGCAGCCGAGGCCCGAGGATGCGATCTGCGATCCCGCCGCCGGCACCTGCGGTTTTCTCGTCGCGGCCGGCGAATATTTGCGCAAGCATCATTCTGGCCTCTTCCGCGACGCCAAGCTGCGCGCGCATTTTCATGAAAGGCTGTTCAACGGCTTCGATTTCGATCCGACGATGCTGCGCATCGGCGCGATGAACATGGCGCTGCACGGCGTCGAGAACGCCAATGTCGCCTATCGCGATTCGCTCGCCGAGGATCATTCCGAGGACGCCGGGCGCTATTCGCTGGTGCTCGCCAATCCGCCCTTCGCCGGCTCGCTCGATTATGAGACGACGGCGGCCGACTTGCGACAGATCGTCAAGACCAAGAAGACCGAGCTCTTGTTCCTGGCGCTGTTCCTGCGGCTCTTGAAGACCGGCGGGCGCGCGGCGGTGATCGTGCCGGACGGCGTATTGTTCGGCTCCTCCAAGGCGCATAAGGATTTGCGCCGCCTGCTCGTCGAGGAGAACAAGCTCGAGGCGGTGGTGAAGCTGCCGTCTGGCGTTTTCCGCCCCTATGCGGGCGTCTCGACGGCGATCCTCGTCTTCACCCGCACCGGCGTCGGCGGCACGGATCATGTGTGGTTCTATGATGTGCAGGCGGACGGCTGGTCGCTCGACGACAAGCGCCAGCCGCTGCTTCCCGCCGAGAAGCTCGGCCCGACGCCGGAGACGGCGCTCGAGGAGAGCGAGGAGGAGAAGAACAATCTTCCCGACGTGCTGATGCGCTTCGAGGAGCGCGACGGCGCCGAGCGCGAGCGCCCGCGCACGGCGCAGAGCTTTTGCGTGCCCAAGGCGGACATCGCGGCGGCGGGCTATGACCTCTCGCTCAATCGCTATCGCGAGGTGGAGCATGAGGAGGTCGAGCATGAGAGCCCGGCGGCGATAATCGCCGATCTGCGGCGGCTCGAGGCGGAGATTGCGGAGGGGATGACGCGGCTCGAGGAGATGGTGGGGTGA
- the mbnM gene encoding MATE family efflux transporter, with product MTRPKTGFWRGYWPLLMALASAQLAQQADIVMMSRLGGPAAGAYVMMMRLALVEVVLMTAMGAVASTVVAQAQRNGGAAPVIGRILGLALLTGLLCGALGWLLYPTAARWLAGEGDVASLVGEGVFWHALAAPFRFVVNIGAFVLHALGRGPSVVRWKLTEAAAKIAANLLLMDVLGWGFSGCFLSGLIVGALSSIWCRRMLPPGDARLSLPGCSWTLRFLRPIYWEAQRLISVQLAILACFSLFAAPWLANYSVSRMNSFAAGQTLMLMLFTPFVALTRFLAFRHAALRDGRLSASMWRVWAQGAPVVVAAALALLESDELLGRLYGQSGHWWSTLIQALAISLPLRFAANIARALFHSQGSFAMVAAADGAAFWLIATPLVAIGLYVDSPAVAYSSLILPEAACAAWMWGRLGILAFREKGPVGADEGVKALLE from the coding sequence ATGACGCGGCCCAAAACGGGCTTCTGGCGCGGCTACTGGCCATTGCTCATGGCTCTGGCCTCGGCTCAACTCGCGCAGCAAGCGGACATCGTGATGATGAGCCGCCTCGGCGGCCCCGCCGCCGGCGCTTATGTGATGATGATGCGCCTAGCGCTCGTCGAAGTCGTGCTGATGACGGCGATGGGCGCGGTCGCATCGACGGTGGTCGCGCAGGCGCAACGAAACGGCGGGGCCGCGCCGGTCATCGGCCGCATCCTCGGCCTGGCCCTGCTGACGGGACTGCTCTGCGGCGCGCTAGGCTGGCTCCTTTATCCCACGGCGGCGAGGTGGCTGGCGGGGGAAGGCGACGTCGCGAGCCTCGTCGGCGAGGGTGTGTTCTGGCACGCGCTGGCGGCGCCCTTTCGGTTTGTGGTCAACATCGGCGCATTCGTCCTCCACGCCCTCGGTCGTGGCCCTTCGGTCGTTCGGTGGAAATTGACCGAGGCGGCGGCCAAGATCGCCGCCAATCTGCTCCTCATGGATGTTTTGGGATGGGGATTTTCGGGCTGCTTCTTGTCCGGCCTCATCGTCGGCGCGCTGTCGTCGATCTGGTGCCGCCGCATGTTGCCGCCGGGCGACGCGAGGCTTTCGCTTCCCGGATGCTCGTGGACGCTGCGCTTCCTTCGTCCGATCTATTGGGAGGCGCAGCGGCTCATATCCGTGCAGCTCGCCATACTCGCCTGCTTCTCCCTGTTCGCGGCGCCGTGGCTCGCGAATTACAGCGTCTCGCGGATGAATTCCTTCGCGGCCGGCCAGACCTTGATGCTGATGCTGTTCACGCCCTTCGTCGCGCTGACGCGATTCCTGGCGTTCCGGCACGCTGCGCTGCGCGACGGCCGGCTCTCGGCGTCGATGTGGAGAGTGTGGGCGCAGGGCGCGCCTGTCGTGGTCGCCGCCGCCCTCGCCTTGCTGGAGAGCGACGAGCTGCTCGGTCGCTTATATGGCCAGAGCGGGCATTGGTGGTCGACGCTGATCCAGGCGCTGGCGATTTCGCTTCCCCTTCGCTTCGCGGCGAATATCGCCCGAGCCTTGTTCCATTCGCAGGGCTCGTTCGCCATGGTCGCAGCCGCCGACGGCGCCGCGTTTTGGCTGATCGCGACGCCGCTTGTCGCCATCGGGCTCTACGTCGACTCCCCGGCCGTCGCTTATTCCTCGCTGATCCTTCCAGAAGCGGCCTGCGCCGCTTGGATGTGGGGCCGGCTCGGAATTCTCGCTTTCCGTGAAAAAGGACCGGTCGGCGCCGACGAAGGCGTGAAAGCTTTGCTCGAATGA
- a CDS encoding RNA polymerase sigma factor — MSHIDDVASAEQRVLERAHVDKYPKSNRLSRRGQTTAARMIDYDDACNIDSFPKRVVGRERLVILRDRGFRRSSMQTRRETLEDLYRAHAPDIRRYACRRLGSQESEDLVHDVYLRMLQDAHNVSLDCPRAFLFRVASNHMADLRRKKKLHSRVVDEAAEVNSSGIVLEATIEGLMAFQKLKSSLAGLSTLCRDMLLLKSFEELSNEEIAIRLGVSTRTVERRLARARSELRLRCGP; from the coding sequence TTGAGCCACATCGACGATGTCGCATCGGCCGAACAGCGAGTTCTCGAACGAGCACATGTCGATAAATATCCAAAGTCGAATCGCCTCTCGCGACGCGGGCAGACGACCGCGGCGCGGATGATAGACTATGATGACGCATGCAACATCGATAGTTTTCCTAAACGTGTCGTTGGCCGAGAGCGGCTTGTAATTCTCCGCGACCGCGGCTTCCGGAGGAGTTCCATGCAAACCCGTCGAGAGACGCTCGAAGATCTATATCGAGCGCATGCGCCGGACATACGCAGATACGCCTGTCGTCGGCTCGGATCACAGGAGTCCGAAGACTTGGTGCATGACGTCTATTTACGTATGCTCCAGGATGCGCACAATGTCAGCCTCGACTGTCCGCGCGCTTTCTTGTTTCGTGTGGCGTCGAATCATATGGCGGATCTGCGGCGAAAGAAGAAATTGCATTCGCGCGTCGTCGACGAAGCAGCCGAGGTCAACTCCTCGGGAATCGTTTTGGAAGCGACGATCGAAGGCCTGATGGCGTTTCAGAAGCTCAAGTCATCGCTCGCCGGTCTCTCGACGCTCTGCCGGGACATGCTTCTGCTCAAGAGCTTCGAGGAACTGTCCAATGAGGAGATTGCAATTCGGCTCGGCGTTTCGACCCGCACCGTCGAGCGCCGACTGGCGAGAGCGCGAAGCGAGCTTCGGCTTCGATGTGGACCTTGA
- a CDS encoding TonB-dependent siderophore receptor → MGSTLAMAAMGVLTIGAGAADSPAQASIPARERLGWIQKYEIPPGSMATALNTFAYVSGLHIAYDARVTERLTTSGLDGAFSTKDGLDRLLRGSGLAYRFADNGRSVSIVLAQNDTGVRTDASGATALPTIDVGREARSERGAAGVRGPGDRATGYSAPSATSALKTDTPILQTPVAVQVVTRQTMDDQQAISIQEALTTNASSVSQNPSASTYDSFNIRGFSTNYGVYRNNLRRHLVSTLDTSNLQSVEILKGPAGMLYGRVEPGGIIDLVVKRPLETPYYSFQEQAGSFGMTRTSVDATGPLTPDRTWLYRISGNFMHADSYIDYANSQNVFIAPTITFHPDEQFRLNVDAEFQDSILVDVYQTIPAIGTRPASVPISRYLQDPAVTANNPTRHTRELIGYDWTFAFDKDWSLTNRLLYEYGYHGVTTTYFGSINEATGDATRRLFMTPTYVGSLSTNLDLKGKFETGPLRHDLLVGGDFFTENQDQYNGYLGVSPYVKSINIYAPVYGSGVPYKPTPNAFTYARENWKGLYLQDMISAFDDRAHLLLGGRYDWADAVNSFSSVSYVSAKNAAVTIYNEAFSPRIGLSIQPFPWLSFYGNYSQSFGANNGVTGGNIPLAPQRARQWEGGVKAEFFDKRLTATFAYYDITKTNIPTPDPLNPRFSTLIGEAESEGVEFDLTGRLDDNWSVIGNFSHDYAVVTKDNNKANIGRRLPSAPLNAGNLWLKYDAHGAFEGLSLGGGVSIVGSMQGDTANDFQLPDYTLVNAMASYRFEVEGAAVTAQLNVKNLTDAIYYPASLNRTTITVGAPRTVLGSIRVEF, encoded by the coding sequence GTGGGATCGACTCTGGCCATGGCCGCTATGGGCGTTTTGACGATCGGCGCCGGCGCCGCCGACTCGCCCGCACAGGCGTCGATTCCGGCGCGAGAGCGCTTGGGGTGGATCCAGAAATATGAGATTCCGCCCGGTTCGATGGCGACGGCGCTCAACACATTCGCTTATGTCAGCGGGCTGCACATCGCATATGACGCGCGCGTGACCGAGCGCCTGACGACCTCCGGACTCGATGGCGCTTTTTCGACGAAGGACGGCCTCGACCGGCTGCTGCGCGGCTCCGGACTCGCCTATCGTTTCGCGGACAATGGACGGTCCGTATCGATCGTGCTGGCGCAGAACGACACGGGCGTCCGCACTGACGCGAGCGGCGCGACGGCGTTGCCGACCATCGATGTCGGACGCGAGGCTCGAAGCGAGAGGGGCGCCGCCGGGGTACGAGGACCGGGCGACAGAGCGACGGGATATAGCGCCCCGTCCGCCACTTCCGCGTTGAAAACGGATACGCCGATCCTGCAGACGCCGGTGGCGGTGCAGGTCGTCACGCGGCAGACCATGGATGATCAGCAGGCGATCAGCATACAAGAGGCGCTCACCACCAACGCCAGCAGCGTGTCTCAGAACCCCTCGGCCTCGACATACGACAGTTTCAACATTCGTGGCTTTTCCACCAATTACGGCGTCTACCGAAACAATTTGAGACGGCACCTCGTCTCCACCCTCGACACCTCCAATCTCCAATCCGTCGAGATTCTCAAAGGCCCGGCCGGCATGCTCTACGGCCGTGTCGAGCCGGGCGGTATCATCGATCTGGTCGTGAAGCGCCCATTGGAGACGCCATATTATTCCTTTCAGGAACAAGCCGGCTCGTTCGGAATGACGCGAACGAGCGTGGACGCCACCGGTCCCCTGACTCCCGATCGAACCTGGCTCTATCGTATCTCCGGCAATTTCATGCACGCCGATTCGTACATCGATTACGCAAATAGTCAGAACGTTTTTATCGCGCCGACGATCACCTTTCATCCCGACGAGCAATTCCGCCTGAATGTCGACGCGGAATTCCAGGACTCGATTCTCGTCGACGTTTATCAGACGATTCCTGCAATCGGAACGCGTCCGGCTTCGGTTCCCATCAGCCGATATCTGCAAGATCCGGCGGTCACCGCCAACAACCCCACCCGGCATACCCGCGAACTGATCGGTTACGATTGGACCTTCGCCTTCGACAAGGATTGGAGCCTGACCAATCGGCTGCTGTATGAATATGGATATCACGGTGTCACGACGACTTATTTCGGTTCGATCAACGAGGCGACGGGCGACGCGACGCGCCGCCTCTTCATGACACCGACTTACGTCGGATCTCTTTCCACCAATCTCGACCTCAAGGGAAAGTTCGAAACCGGTCCGTTGCGGCACGACTTGCTGGTGGGGGGCGACTTTTTCACCGAGAATCAGGATCAATATAATGGTTATCTCGGCGTATCGCCCTATGTGAAGTCGATCAACATCTATGCGCCGGTCTATGGTTCGGGCGTTCCCTACAAGCCTACGCCCAACGCCTTCACTTACGCGCGAGAGAATTGGAAAGGCCTCTATCTCCAGGACATGATCTCGGCCTTCGACGACAGGGCGCATCTGCTTCTCGGCGGCAGATATGACTGGGCGGATGCCGTCAATTCGTTCAGCTCCGTCTCCTATGTCTCCGCCAAGAACGCCGCCGTCACGATTTACAATGAAGCGTTCAGTCCGCGCATCGGACTTTCGATCCAGCCGTTTCCCTGGCTGTCATTCTATGGAAACTACTCTCAATCCTTCGGCGCCAACAATGGCGTCACCGGCGGCAATATTCCTCTGGCGCCGCAGAGGGCCCGGCAATGGGAAGGCGGCGTGAAAGCGGAGTTCTTCGACAAGCGCCTGACGGCGACCTTCGCCTATTACGACATCACGAAGACAAATATTCCGACGCCCGACCCGCTCAATCCGCGGTTCTCCACGCTGATTGGCGAAGCGGAGAGCGAAGGCGTCGAATTCGACCTCACCGGGCGTTTGGACGACAATTGGAGCGTCATCGGCAATTTCAGCCACGACTACGCCGTCGTCACGAAGGACAATAACAAGGCGAATATCGGCCGCAGGCTGCCCTCGGCGCCGCTGAACGCCGGGAATCTCTGGCTCAAATATGACGCCCACGGGGCTTTCGAGGGGTTGAGCCTCGGCGGCGGCGTCTCGATCGTCGGATCGATGCAGGGCGACACCGCCAATGACTTCCAATTGCCGGACTACACGCTCGTCAATGCGATGGCCTCCTATCGTTTCGAGGTCGAAGGCGCAGCCGTCACGGCGCAGCTGAACGTCAAGAATCTCACCGACGCCATCTACTATCCGGCTTCGTTGAATCGCACCACGATCACAGTGGGCGCGCCGCGCACGGTTCTCGGCTCCATTCGCGTGGAATTCTAG
- a CDS encoding pyridoxal phosphate-dependent aminotransferase, translating to MRAKSSLAVPIFAVAPRPDGILLDSNEFRFPLPKRFLKRVADELWPVDLRCYPDFAEVEKIKVALARDLGVEPDNLLLGVGSTELLDLISRAFGERDHRIVTPIPSFPMYAHYANLNDRKFVPVPLDDDLSLSSKVAEALLREPGSKSFYVCSPNNPTGLSIERETFDALASDPRAILCLDEAYAEYSGRSFVTEAATRDNVVVTRSFSKIGLAGCRFGYAVASKNLIRELAKAALPYALNSLTLRIAQIFIEEMPLIRAVVEDVKRERARLSTALANLPGFHPYRSDANFLLCAAPGDAAALARRLIELRKIWVRPFSPQSRLRDCLRIAVGSPEDNDILLDALRQESTIHAPRSE from the coding sequence ATGCGAGCCAAATCGAGCCTGGCCGTCCCGATATTCGCCGTTGCGCCGCGGCCCGACGGCATCTTGCTCGACAGCAACGAATTTCGCTTTCCTCTCCCGAAGAGGTTTCTGAAACGCGTCGCGGACGAGCTGTGGCCGGTCGATCTGCGATGCTATCCTGATTTCGCCGAAGTGGAAAAAATCAAGGTCGCCTTGGCGCGAGACCTCGGCGTCGAGCCCGACAATCTGTTGCTCGGGGTCGGCTCGACCGAACTCCTCGATTTGATCAGCCGCGCTTTCGGCGAAAGGGACCACAGAATCGTCACGCCGATTCCATCCTTTCCGATGTATGCTCATTACGCCAATCTGAACGATCGAAAATTCGTTCCCGTTCCGCTCGACGACGATCTCTCCTTGTCTTCGAAAGTGGCGGAGGCGCTGCTGCGGGAGCCCGGGAGCAAATCCTTCTATGTCTGCAGCCCGAATAATCCCACCGGGCTTTCCATAGAGCGAGAGACGTTCGACGCTCTCGCTTCCGATCCTCGCGCCATTTTGTGCCTGGACGAGGCATACGCCGAATATTCCGGCCGCTCCTTCGTCACGGAGGCGGCGACACGCGACAATGTCGTCGTCACGCGCTCCTTTTCGAAGATCGGCCTCGCGGGATGCCGGTTCGGCTATGCGGTCGCCTCGAAAAATCTCATCCGGGAACTCGCGAAGGCCGCTCTGCCCTATGCTCTGAACTCCCTCACCTTGCGCATTGCGCAAATCTTCATCGAGGAGATGCCGCTGATCAGAGCGGTCGTCGAGGACGTCAAGCGTGAACGGGCGCGTCTTTCGACCGCGCTGGCGAACCTGCCCGGTTTCCACCCCTACCGATCCGACGCCAACTTCCTGCTCTGCGCGGCGCCTGGCGACGCCGCCGCGCTCGCCCGAAGGTTGATCGAGCTACGAAAAATCTGGGTGCGACCCTTTTCGCCCCAATCGCGCTTACGCGACTGTCTGCGCATCGCGGTCGGTTCGCCGGAGGACAATGACATCCTTCTAGACGCCTTGAGACAGGAATCGACGATCCACGCGCCTCGGTCGGAATGA
- the mbnB gene encoding methanobactin biosynthesis protein MbnB, whose protein sequence is MQIGFNFTLTGTLDMVQQMIKERKIDYVEMLIDNFVHLPPEQIADSFDCPVAFHIMLSKYLERDREELEKLGKRLRRFIDVMRPVYVSDHILYFTHNGRSLFHLGEIDYREYDHVRSKVEQWQDMLGTRLYLENYPSIMDGAWDAPSFYERLSRETGVGVLFDASNAICAQNNTGAPVELWKKIIETTRHFHVAGYGTAFIEPRVKADTHDREMAEDTLDFLSRMRTSFDKPGATITYERDFDIDYESISVDLKRLRDIFPCVEEERHEPVAHCAG, encoded by the coding sequence ATGCAGATCGGCTTCAACTTCACGCTGACCGGCACGCTCGACATGGTCCAGCAGATGATCAAAGAGCGGAAAATCGACTATGTCGAAATGTTGATCGACAATTTCGTTCATCTCCCGCCCGAGCAGATCGCGGATTCATTCGATTGTCCCGTTGCATTTCATATCATGCTTTCGAAATACCTCGAAAGAGATCGGGAGGAATTGGAGAAGCTCGGGAAGCGGCTGCGCAGATTCATCGACGTGATGCGGCCCGTCTATGTCTCTGATCATATTTTATACTTCACACACAACGGCAGAAGCCTTTTCCATCTCGGCGAAATCGATTATCGAGAATACGACCACGTGCGGAGCAAGGTCGAGCAATGGCAGGACATGCTCGGCACGCGCCTCTATCTTGAGAATTATCCGTCGATCATGGATGGCGCATGGGACGCGCCGTCCTTCTACGAGCGGCTGAGCCGGGAGACCGGGGTCGGCGTTCTCTTCGACGCGTCGAACGCGATCTGCGCTCAGAACAACACCGGCGCGCCGGTCGAGCTGTGGAAGAAAATCATCGAGACCACGCGCCATTTCCACGTTGCAGGATATGGCACGGCTTTCATCGAGCCGCGCGTCAAGGCCGACACGCACGACCGGGAGATGGCGGAGGACACGCTCGATTTCCTGAGCCGGATGCGCACGTCTTTCGACAAGCCCGGCGCGACGATCACTTATGAACGGGATTTCGACATTGACTATGAGTCGATCTCGGTCGACCTGAAAAGACTGCGCGATATTTTCCCCTGCGTCGAGGAAGAGCGTCATGAGCCTGTTGCCCACTGCGCCGGTTAG
- a CDS encoding MbnP family copper-binding protein, with the protein MWELHRARTATIAAGALIVAGAALAAGVKTQPVAVRFALVADGKEVGCGAPLANLGSGRLAGKLHEARLYVYGFELVDAKGKHTPIALTQNDWQYADVALLDFKDARGGNAACTPGNPAKNTTVVGAAPQGAYVGLAFSVGAPVESLVDGKPVFVNHSNVEAAPPPLDISGMAWNWQAGRRFVTIEVIPPAAVIKPDGSKSRTWMVHVGSTGCKGNPATGEIVACAHENRFPVVFDRFDPKTQRVELDLTTLFESSDISVDKGGAVGCMSALDDPDCPAVFRALGLNLADSAPGANDAGKPSRPGVSPIFSVGAAASKVAGGKQ; encoded by the coding sequence ATGTGGGAATTGCATAGAGCGCGGACCGCGACAATTGCCGCCGGAGCGCTGATTGTCGCCGGCGCGGCGCTGGCCGCGGGCGTGAAGACACAGCCGGTCGCAGTCCGTTTCGCGCTCGTCGCCGATGGCAAGGAAGTGGGCTGCGGCGCGCCGCTCGCAAACCTCGGCAGCGGGCGCCTCGCCGGCAAGCTGCACGAAGCGCGCCTCTACGTCTATGGCTTCGAGCTGGTCGACGCCAAAGGGAAGCACACACCCATCGCACTGACGCAGAACGATTGGCAATACGCCGATGTCGCGCTGCTCGACTTCAAGGACGCGCGCGGAGGCAACGCCGCTTGCACGCCGGGCAATCCGGCCAAGAACACGACCGTCGTCGGAGCCGCGCCGCAAGGCGCCTATGTCGGTCTCGCCTTCTCTGTCGGCGCCCCGGTGGAGAGCCTCGTCGACGGCAAGCCCGTCTTCGTCAACCATTCCAATGTCGAGGCCGCGCCGCCGCCTCTCGACATTTCCGGAATGGCGTGGAACTGGCAGGCCGGCCGCCGGTTCGTGACGATCGAGGTCATTCCGCCGGCGGCGGTGATCAAGCCCGACGGCTCCAAGTCGCGGACCTGGATGGTCCATGTCGGCTCGACCGGCTGCAAGGGCAATCCGGCGACCGGCGAGATCGTCGCCTGTGCGCATGAGAACCGCTTTCCTGTCGTCTTCGACCGCTTCGATCCGAAGACGCAGCGCGTCGAGCTCGATTTGACGACGCTGTTCGAGAGCAGCGACATCAGCGTCGACAAGGGCGGCGCGGTCGGCTGCATGAGCGCGCTCGATGATCCCGACTGCCCGGCGGTGTTCCGCGCGCTCGGCCTCAATCTCGCCGACAGCGCGCCCGGCGCCAATGACGCCGGCAAGCCATCGAGGCCCGGCGTCTCGCCGATATTCTCTGTCGGCGCCGCAGCGTCGAAAGTCGCGGGCGGCAAGCAATGA
- the mbnC gene encoding methanobactin biosynthesis protein MbnC: MSLLPTAPVRIDADLYDDLANPARQSLYPRDSRGFIRIDISLRAYWHTLFDTCPRLLELSGPSGGAIFLPFMAWARENNLAFDWSFFLWVYVWLQQSEFRERLDEDQLLPVMTASATRWLMIDRDIDACQIVLGSRSLAGAAVVGAKIDSIHCRLEQVQQVEFEKPLPLPDGEFGYFLTPGFEIDHFPGWRPLPR; this comes from the coding sequence ATGAGCCTGTTGCCCACTGCGCCGGTTAGAATCGACGCCGATCTCTACGATGATCTCGCAAATCCTGCCCGCCAGTCTCTCTATCCCAGGGATTCGCGCGGCTTCATTCGCATCGATATCAGCCTTCGGGCCTACTGGCACACATTGTTCGACACATGCCCACGCCTGCTGGAGCTCTCGGGGCCGAGCGGCGGCGCCATCTTCCTGCCCTTCATGGCCTGGGCCCGGGAGAACAACCTCGCTTTCGACTGGAGCTTTTTCCTCTGGGTCTATGTCTGGCTGCAGCAATCGGAGTTCCGCGAGCGGCTCGACGAGGATCAGCTGCTGCCCGTCATGACCGCCTCCGCGACGCGATGGTTGATGATCGACCGCGACATCGATGCCTGTCAGATCGTGCTGGGAAGCCGCTCGCTCGCCGGCGCAGCCGTCGTCGGCGCCAAGATCGACAGCATCCACTGCCGGCTCGAGCAGGTCCAGCAGGTCGAATTCGAGAAGCCGCTGCCGCTCCCCGACGGCGAGTTCGGCTATTTCCTGACGCCCGGCTTCGAGATCGACCATTTTCCCGGCTGGCGGCCGCTCCCGCGATGA
- a CDS encoding methanobactin export MATE transporter MbnM: MMRASFLVLAALVLGARSAAEPAPAWNWDLPKYIPPPRVPVDNPMSEEKFQLGRRLFYDKRLSGNGTLSCSSCHLQERAFTDGRTVSIGSTGAKTPRNAPSIAYSGWHGTLTWANPALVTLERQMLNPLFGADPIEMGASDANKAEIVARFRADADYRRWFAAAFPEMSEPISFATIIAAISAFQRGVYSFDSRYDHYLQGEAQLTEAEQRGHDLYFGEKAECHHCHGSVGLDDQFVHARTREPELPFHNTGLYDIDGKGAYPAPNHGLFDITGDPDDMGKFRAPSLRNIALTAPYMHDGSVATLEEVIDIYSEGGRKIASGPHAGDGRASALKSGLIVKIDLTAQEKADLLAFLKTLTDESLIASPRFSDPWRTPTAAK, encoded by the coding sequence ATGATGCGCGCGTCGTTTCTCGTACTCGCCGCGCTCGTTCTCGGCGCGCGCTCTGCGGCCGAGCCGGCCCCCGCCTGGAATTGGGACTTACCGAAATACATCCCGCCGCCGCGTGTTCCCGTCGACAATCCGATGTCGGAGGAGAAGTTCCAGCTCGGGCGGCGCCTCTTCTACGATAAGCGCCTCTCCGGCAATGGAACGCTCTCGTGCAGCTCCTGCCATCTGCAGGAGCGCGCCTTTACCGACGGACGCACCGTCTCCATCGGCTCGACGGGCGCGAAGACGCCGCGCAATGCGCCGTCGATCGCCTATTCCGGCTGGCATGGAACGCTCACCTGGGCCAATCCGGCGCTGGTGACATTGGAGCGGCAGATGCTCAATCCGCTGTTCGGCGCCGATCCGATCGAGATGGGCGCGAGCGACGCCAATAAGGCGGAGATCGTCGCGCGCTTTCGCGCCGACGCCGATTATCGCCGATGGTTCGCCGCGGCCTTTCCCGAAATGAGCGAGCCCATCTCCTTCGCGACGATCATCGCGGCGATCTCGGCGTTCCAGCGCGGCGTCTATTCCTTCGACAGCCGCTATGATCATTATCTGCAGGGCGAGGCGCAGCTCACCGAAGCCGAGCAGCGCGGACATGATCTTTATTTCGGTGAGAAGGCGGAATGTCATCACTGCCATGGCAGCGTCGGCCTCGACGATCAATTCGTGCATGCGAGGACGCGCGAGCCGGAGCTGCCGTTCCATAACACCGGGCTCTACGACATTGACGGAAAGGGCGCTTATCCCGCGCCCAATCACGGGCTCTTCGACATCACCGGCGATCCGGACGACATGGGCAAGTTCCGCGCGCCGAGCCTGCGCAACATCGCGCTGACCGCGCCTTACATGCATGACGGCAGCGTGGCGACGCTGGAAGAGGTGATCGACATTTATTCCGAAGGCGGGCGTAAGATCGCGAGCGGGCCGCATGCGGGCGACGGCCGCGCCAGTGCGCTGAAGAGCGGGCTGATCGTGAAGATCGATCTGACGGCGCAGGAGAAGGCTGATCTCCTCGCCTTCCTGAAGACGCTGACCGACGAGAGCCTGATCGCCTCGCCGCGTTTCTCTGATCCCTGGAGAACGCCGACCGCTGCGAAATGA
- the mbnA gene encoding methanobactin, whose product MTVKIAQKKVLPVIGRAAALCGSCYPCSCM is encoded by the coding sequence ATGACTGTCAAGATTGCTCAGAAGAAAGTCCTTCCGGTCATCGGTCGCGCGGCTGCGCTTTGCGGTTCGTGCTATCCGTGCAGCTGCATGTGA